The sequence below is a genomic window from Salicibibacter cibarius.
ATTTTCCCTCGCGAATCCCTTCGACGATGACACGCAAAAGAACAGCATCATCTTTATCTTTTAAATCAACGATGGGTTCAAGCGTTTTTAACAACACTTCCCGAGGGTTGATGCGTTGTCCATTTACATCGACGGAATAATTCTTGTCCGTTAAATTCAAATCCACGAGCAGCTTGAACTTTTCCGCATGACCCGGGTAGCGGATGGTTTTATATTCCAACGTATTCAAGTTCGGAAACGAGCGGCTTAACGTCGATGTTCCTCCGGACGTATGAAACGCTTCCAATGGACCGAAACGATCAAAATATATCTTTTCAATTTCAGATAGGGAAGGGATGCAATCCTTGCTTCCGTTGCGAATAATCGAAGCAGGATCCGTGTAATGATCAAGCAATCCTTCCATGGAAAACACATGATTATATTCCAAAGGAGATTCCGGCCGCATAGGAATGCCGCCCACATATAACTTCACCGACTGTGCACGGTCAAGTTTCCCGATCCCGTGTCCCGATAAAATATTGATCATGCCGGGGGCTACTCCGAGATCGGGAATAATCGTCACACCTTTTCGTTTGGCATCATTATCTTTTTTTAGCACTTGGTCCGTCACATTCCCGATGTGTCCGCCCAAGTCCACACAATGGACGCCGGCTTCAATGGCCACTGCGGCAACGGTTTCATTAAAAGAGTAGAAGAGGGCATTAATCACCACATCATAGTCGGCAATGAAAGCTGATAATTCAGTAGGGTCGCTTGCGTCCACACGGTACCCTTTTAAAGCCGGGGCATTAAGCTGCTTACATATGAATTCCGCGCGATTGAGATCAATATCGGCAAGGGCTACCTTTTCAACACCGGAACTGTTTACAAGGTCCCTCGCCGCTTCTTTTCCCATTAAACCGGCACCGAGAATAGCTATTTTCAATCGATGGTACCTCCTCTTCACTGAAGTGAGCAATCACCAGCGTTTATCAGCCAAAAAGACAGTTTTATCAGCCGAAAACAGCAATATATCAGCCAAAATAAACGGTTTATCAGCCATTTGACACGACATAACCCATCACTGCTATGTTATGACCTAAACGTCTTACGCATGTCATCAATGGTTTTCCGATAGGCAACATACGGTTCATCGTCGCATTTTACATCAATCACGGTTGTTTTCCCGGATAGCAGTGCATTTTCTAAAGTGGTCCGAAATCCTTCCCCGGTTTCAACGGTATATCCGTTGGCTCCCATTGCTTCTGCCATTTTTGCAAAATCCACCGTTCCGAGATCAGTTCCAATGACTTTCTCAGGATAATGCATCTCTTGATGCATACGAATCGTTCCGTACATTCGATTATTAAAGACGATACATATGACCGGTGCTTCTTCTCTTATCGACGTTTCAATTTCCTGCATCGTCATCATGAATCCTCCATCTCCGCATAAAGCAACGACAGGACGTTCCGGAGCGAAAAGCTTTGCCCCTACCGCTGCTGGCAGTCCATACCCCATTGCTCCATTTGCCGGACCAATAAAAGAGTTCGGGCGTTTCAAACGAAAAAGACCATTTACCCATGTAGCGTAATTCCCGGCATCATTCGTCAGAAGCGCTTCTTCGGGCAAGCGGTTATAAAGGGTTTCGACAACGGAAGTATAAATGGAGTCATCCCCTGGCTTTTCAACGATACGGTCGAAGGATCGTTTGCATGTCTGCAACCATTCTTCCCATGTTTGATTGCAGATCATTTCCGTAAAAGCTTCCAATGCCATTTTCAAGTCGGCAACGATGCCGAGATTCGGGGCATATACCTTGCCGATCGTATTAGGGTCAACGTCGACGTGGATGAGCGATTGTTCCCATCCAACAAGTGTATAGTCTTGTGACGTCGCTTCCGATAAGCGAGTCCCCAAAGCGATCACGAGATCCGCTTCCTGAAAATGTTTGACTAGTGAACGCGCAGCCCCTAGCCCCATGTGCCCCACATAATTCGGATGGTGGTTATCAATGAGATCTTGCCTGCGAAATCCTGCGATGACAGGAATGGAGTATTTTTCTGCAAAAAGGCGTAATGCTTCCTCGGCACCGGATAATTGCACGCCTCCTCCGGCGATTACGACAGGCCGTTTTGATTGTTGCAACAATTCCCGGAATTTATCGGTTTCTTCTTTGGAAGGCGCCGGTTTTGGTTTATGGGCAGCGGGTCCGAAGGTCATTAACGCTTCATCTTTAAGCATATCTTCCGGCAAAGAAACAAGCACAGGTCCCGGGCGTCCGGTTTGCGCGACACGAAACGCTTTTTGCACCAACTCCGGTACACGCTGGGCATCGGTGATTTCTATCGTATCCTTCGCCAAATCATGAAAGCCACGATCAAAATCCACTTCTTGAAAACCTTCTCTTCCCCGGAATTCTCTTTGTACCTGTCCAAGAAAAACAACAAGCGGTGTCGAGTCTTGATAGGCCGTATGTATGGCGATGGAAGCGTTTGTGGCTCCCACCCCCCGAGTGGCCATCACAACACCGGGCTTACCGCTCGCTTTTGCATACCCTTCCCCCATAAAACCTGCTCCGCCTTCATGGCGGTTCACGACGAGCCGGATGGAGGTTTGATGTTCCAAGGCATCCAACACGGCAAGAAAACTTTCGCCGGGCACCGTGAAGACGTGCTCCACCCCTTCTATTTGCATACATTCAACGACCGCTTCTCCGCCTGACATTGTTTTTTGATACCGTGTTTTCATCTCATCATTCCCCTTCCTGCATGGACTCGTATTGACGATGCAAATCGTGGACAGCGGCGAGCAATGCGCTCGTCGCTTTCCCTTTATATTGACGGCGGATTAATGCTTCCGCTTCAGCTAAACCCGTCTTTAAACTAATGCCTTTTAAAAGGTCATGGATGTATTGACGACCGTGATCGGTCGCCAACGTACAGGAAGCTTCCAAAATAACTCCATGTTTTCGGTCCACTTCCGCCGTGATTGTCAGTGTATCAAAGACGCTTTTGGCCGCCATCCCTTGCGGAAGATTCGCATGTCCGGCAATAAAGCACGTATGTTCATTAGCCATCGTTCACAGCCCCCTAAAAATTTGATTGCCGGGCGAATGTTGCAAGGGTTCTAACCATGACCCCAGTGCCACCTTTAGGCCCCATCGGCGTCTCGCGTTCTACATACGCGGTACCGGCAACATCCAAATGGATCCACGGGGTTTCGTGAATAAATGCGCCAATAAAAAGCCCCGCCGTAATGGTGCCTGCTTCCCGTCCTGGGGAATTGTTTAAATCGGCCACATCGCTCGAACGTACCATTTCTTCATAACGCGGATGTGTCGGAAAACGCCAAACCGACTCCCCTGCTTCTTCCGCACTCTTTTCAAACGTTTCATATAGGGCGTCGTTATTGGAGAGCGCTCCGGTCACTACATCCCCCAATGCAACGACACATGCGCCAGTCAATGTTGATATATCGGCGATTGTATCCGCACCCAGGTGCCTTGCATAAGCCACACCATCCGCAAGGATCAACCGTCCTTCTGCATCTGTATTGTTCACCTCGATCGTCTGGCCATCAAACGTTTGTAGCACATCTCCCGGCTTCATTGCCGATCCATTTATGAGATTTTCGGTCGCAGGAATGATGGCGATCACGTTTTTTTGCGGTTGCATTTGTCCGATCGCTTCAAAAGCGCCGAGCACGGCTGCCGCTCCGCCCATATCCGATTTCATCGTTTTCATCCCGTGGCCAGGTTTAATCGAGTACCCGCCGGAATCAAAGGTGATTCCTTTCCCTACAAGTGCCAACGGATTCTCCCACGTCTCCTCTCCTTGATAACGCAAGATAATCATTTGCGCCGGATGGTCCGACCCGCGATTGACCGCGAGTAACGCATGCATCCCCAAAGAACGCAGTTCATTAATGTCGAGAATCTCAGCCGATATCTTTTCATGTCGGTGAGCCAATGCCTCTGCTTCCTCTGCCAATGCGACAGGTGGCAAGTCATTGGCAGGGAGGTTGACGAGTGTCCGTGCCAGGTTTACCCCTTGGCCAAACGCCCGACCTCGATGGATCCCCGCTCGCACTGCTTCCGACTCGCCATTTTGTACGTAAATCGTATACGCATAACGCCGTTGCTCTTCTTTTTTCGTTTTATAAGTGTCAAAACGGTAAGAGGCTGTTAATACCGCGTCCGACAACGCCTGCGTGGCAACTTCCTCTCCAAAACTTACAGATTCATCGCAAAAGGTGTCCAGTAATACACCGATCTTCGTTGCTTTTTGCTCATGCACAGCTTTCACCGCGGCGCCGAACGCTTCCTTCAAGCCAGCCAATGTGAGGCTGTCGCGTGTACCAAGACCAACGAAAATCAACTGTTGGAGCGTTTCACCTTCATCCAAAACAGCCATGTTGGTTACCTTTGTTTTTTTTGTCGCGATAGCTCCATCGGTCCATTGTCTGTTCAATGCCGCGAACATTGATTTGTTCCCTTTTTCCAGTTCTTCCGGGAGCCCGTCATCTTCTTCGCGCACACCGACAACAAGAATCTGATCACTGCTTTTTTTTGACCATTTCTTTTCGACAGCCAACATGTTCCCGCCTCCGTTCTTTCCCATTTCTGTTCACCAATCAATAGGATCTCCCTTAAATAATACCTTCTTTTCTGAGCACCTGTAAACTTTCTTCGTCCAAACCCAGTTCTCCTGCCAATACCTCTTCCGTATTTGCTCCCAGTACGGGAGGCGCTTGATCGATAGACAACGTTTCCCCGTTTGCCCGGATAGGATTTCGTACGAATGTCGTTTCCCCCAATGTCTCATGCTCTCCCGTCTGAACCATTTCACGATGTCGGACTTGAGGATGGTCGAATACCTGCTCAATGTTATTCACAGCTCCGCATGGAACGCCGTGATTGGTTAGCTGTTCTTCCCATTCCGCCGCTGGTCTTTGCGAAAAGGCATCTTCAAGGAAAGAGCGGAGTTCATCACGGTGTTCGATGCGGTCACGGTTCGTCGTGAAGCGCTCGTCGTCCGCCCACTCCGGATGCCCCATCACCTTTGCCACTTCCGCGAACATCCGGTCATTTCCGGCAGCGATCATAATTGGGTCATCGACGCACTGGAATGTTTCGTACGGTGTTATATTCCCGTGGGCATTACCCATTCGATCGGTAATATGATTTTTTAAAAGATAACTGCTTGCAACATTGGCAAGGGAACTGACTTGCACATCCAAAAGAGAGAGGTCTACATGTTGCGCCTTTTGCTCCCTGTCGCGCACTCTTAAAGCTCCCAATAAACTTATCGCCACATAATGGGACGTCATAATATCCGCGACAGGAATCCCTACCCGCGTCGGTTCACCATCCTGCTGCCCCGTGACATCCATTAATCCACTGACCGCTTGAATAACGGGATCATATCCCGGATGCTTATGCATGGGACCGGTTTGTCCGTATCCGGTAATGGAACAAAGAATGATGTCCGGTTTAATCATTTTTAACCGTTCATAGCCAAGGCCGAGACGATCTAACGTTCCGGTTTTAAAATTCTCTACTACAATATCAGCGGTTCTGACAAGCTCTTCAAAAATTTCCCGACCTTTTTCTGTTTTTAAATGCAGCGTCATCGAGCGTTTATTCCGATTGGCAGCCATATAGTAAGTACTTTCGTCACCGACAAACGGATACCAATGACGAATATCATCGCTTCCACCAGGTTGTTCCACTCGCAAAACATCGGCACCCATATCGGCAAGAAGCATCGTTCCCAGCGGACCAGCAAGCACACGCGACAAATCCAGCACTTTTACCCCTGTTAATGCGTTCTCCATTTTGAATCTCCTTCCTCATATTGAAAGAAAGCGCCGGCTCTCATCACGAACGGCCGGCGCTTTTCCCTTTATTTATTCCTCAAAAGGCCACGCAGGCAGCATTTTTCTTAATGGCTTATCTTCCGTTTCCCCAAGGGCATAGCGGGCCTGCATCACGGTATGAATCTCTCTTGTCCCTTCATAGATCACCGGGGCTTTGGAATTTCGCAAGTAACGCTCAACCGGATATTCATTGGAATAGCCATAAGCCCCATGGACTTGCACCGCGTCGTTGGCTGCTTCATTGGCAAAATTGCAGGCTTGCCATTTTGCCAGCGACGTCTCACGCGTATTTCGGACGCCTTTGTTTTTAAGCTCACCTGCTTTGAATACGAGCAACCGGCTCATTTGCAAACCGGCTTCCATTTTTGCAATCATTTGTTGAACAAGTTGGTGCTTGCCGATTTCTTTTCCAAACGTTTTACGTTCATGACAGTACGCAACAGATGCTTCCAAACTCGCCATGATTAATCCGCATGCGCCTGCAGCTACCGTGAAGCGGCCGTTATCCAAGGCTGACATGGCAATCTTAAACCCTTCGCCTTCTTCACCGAGTAAATTTTCTTTCGGCACTTTCACGTCATCGAAGAAAATTTCTCCGGTATTTCCTGCGCGAATGCCCAACTTCCCTTTGATTGCTTTCGAACTAAACCCTTCCCACTCCCGTTCCACGATAAAGGCGGAAATGCTGTTGTGTTTCCCTTCTTTTTCCCCTGTATAAGCAAAAACGAGGAAATAATCGGCCACGTCACATAAGGAAATCCACGTTTTGGAACCGTTCAGGATGTAATAATCGCCTTCTTTTTTGGCAGTGCTATTCATCGCGGCCACATCTGAGCCCGCGTTCGGTTCCGTTAATCCGAATGCTCCGACTTTTTCCCCGGATGCAAGGGGTTTTAAGTACTTTTGCTTTTGCTCTTCCGATCCCCATTGCAGAATCGTCATGCTGTTCAAACCGGTGTGGACCGAAGCTGCAGTCCGAAAGGTTGTATCTCCTCGCTCCAGTTCTTCACAAACGATGGCAAGCGTATTATAATCCATGCCACTGCCGCCATATTTTTCAGGAATACAAATCCCCATCAAACCGAGTTCTGCCATCTTATCCAAAATGCTATGTTCAAAATGCCCGTTTGCATCCCACTCGGCAATATTCGGCATAATCTCGTCATCGACAAATTGGCGGACGGTTTTCTGTACCATTTGCTGTTCTTCCGTTAATGAAAAATCCACGCTTCCTCCACCTCTCCCTATATCATCATTTAGAACCTAAAAAAGCCAGTCTACTCCCCGAGAGTAAACTGGCTTTTAACCTTAGAACCCATCCGGGTATGAACGGGATAAGATCTTAACAGTTCTTGTTCAAGAGTCTATCATTGAAAACGGTTTCCGTCAATACGAGGGAGTTATGAGCTTATTGAGCTGTACCGCATAAAAACAAGCCCAGGACGAGGTTCAAGTTCATGCCTTGTTTTTTTTGCTTATTATGCTCCCAACGCTGCGAAACCCTATGGAAAGATGAAAAGGACGTTGAGCATATCGTGTTTTGTTGCATTTGCGGACTCATTTGGCGCTCGACAAACATTATAAGTCCGCAAACCCTCATTTTGAAGACTCATATGGATACGGAGCAATGCTAAGAGTCCGCTAAACCAGATCCTGAGGACTCGTATGGTCCCCGAGCAACACATAGAGTCCTATAAACCTTATCCTGAGGACCCTCATGGATCATACCCAGCACATTGAGTCCTCACAACCCTATCTCGAGGGCTAATCTGATGTTAAGCATTGGCATTTCCCTTTCATCATGTCAGTGGGCATTTTATGCTTTGGATTCAATATTTCGTGAATGATACTGTTGAACGCCGCTATGCCTATGATTGATGTTGGAATTGGGGGATTTATTTTCGACTTGATCTTATTCTTTGCACGGGAAGCGCTCTGTGACAGCGTAATTATCTGTTCATCAAACGTTTAATTAAACGTCACGCCGGAAAGTACGTACCCGTACAGACGGTGACTGCCGGTCCTTTCATCCACACGTGATCATCTTTCGACGACCAATGGATCGTTAAATCACCGCCCGGAAGGTGGACGGTAATCGCTTCGTCTTTTTTTGCTTCCCCATTCAAAACCGCCGCCACAACCGCCGCGCAAGCACCGGTTCCGCACGCTTGCGTGACACCGCTGCCACGTTCCCACACGGCAAAATCTATTTCCGACGTATTTTTCATGGAAATAAATTCCACGTTTGTACCTTCCGGAAAAAGGTCTGCTTTCTCTACGAGAGGGCCTACGGATTCCACCGGGGCATCCGCAAAGTTGTCCACGAAAAATACGGCATGAGGATTACCCATGGAGACAGCGGTGAATGTGTAATCGTTCCCATTGATAGGTTCCGTCGCATCGATGACATGCGCCTCGAGGGCGCCGCCCTTGCCGCGCATCGGTACTTCTTTTCGTTTAAGCCGGGGGACGCCCATATCCACCGTTACTTCAGAAACCTTCCCCTCTTCATCAAGATGGACCTGAGATTCAACGATCGCTCCAAACGTTTCAATGGAAAAATTCGCTTGTTCAACATGTTGTTGCTCATAAGCGTATTTGGAGACGCAGCGCAAACCATTCCCGCAATTTTTTGCTTCAGAACCATCGCTGTTAAACACGCGCATTCGCACATCCGCAACGTTCGAAGGAAGAATGAGAATCAGACCGTCCGAGCCAATTCCCGTGTAGGGATTGGCCACTTCGGACGCTAAATCGGGCAAACACTCCTCATCCGGAATTTTTTCTCTGAAGCCATCTACATAAATATAGCTATTTCCAAGCCCGTGCATTTTCGTAAACTTCACCGTTCGTCCACCCTCACTTTCGCAACCGCTCCGTCGCCCAAAGATAATCGTTATCCGCCTCTGCGATCGTTATTTTATAATGGCAACAAGGCATAATAATGTCGGTTTTCACCCCATCAAATGCATCGTCCAATTGTTCTTTTTTCATATAGGTAAGTACATTTTCAGCGCCACAATTCGGACATTCGTCAAAATAAATATCATCTTGAATCCGTTCATACGGCCAAGTATTTTCGAAAGGAAGCAATTTCATCACGATTTCCTCCTTCCTGTCAGTATAGCGTAATAGTCACTGACGTCAATCATTTCGTGTCTTATTTCCCGGGAAATAGTAGAGATTTGTATAAATACGTCTGTTCACACAGCTACTTTTTTCTTTTTATATTCACACGTACTGCGACATATTCATAGTTTTCTGTCGTAAAAAAAGCACGCATGTACAGGGCTGCCACTCTGAACACACGTGCTTCAAATCTATATCATGCCTTCTTCTTCAAGAAAAGAATAAATATTGGCGAGCAGATCATCACTATCTGCGCCGGTGATCACTTCACCGTCCACAAGTGCGTAGTCATTTTCGGCACAAGTCGTGCAAAATCCTAGGCATCCATATTCGACGACTTCCAAGCCCGGATCCTTTTCTAATGCTTCCAGCACAGGATGGGTTCCGCTAGCCAAGTTACTGACACAGAACTCGACAATGGGAAACATTTCTCTCACCTTTCCTGTTCAAACTCCCATCAGCTTGTATGACACATTCCATTGTTATGGTAGCTTTTTTCCGTGTCATCGTCAATAGAACAGGCTTATACCAAGCAGTGTGTCCGGTGCTTCTCGAAGTAGCGCTTTCTACGTTCAGTGGATACATTTTGATCACAAGTAATCCCTCAGACCGAGGTCGAACTGCTCCGAGAGGAACAAAAGATGTATAGTAATCCCTCAAACGGAGGTCGGTCTGCTACGAGAGGAACAAGAGTGGCTAAGTAATCCCTCAAACGAGATCGAACTGCTCCGAGGGGAACAAATGAAACTAAGTTCGGGGAATTACTTCTCATTTCCGAGAAAGACGTACCTCAGTTCGATCAATAAATTGTTGTACATTGACTTTACCCTGCTTACACCGAGCTTGCGCCATTTATTCTACACCCCATTCACCTCCTTCATTTTACCTAAAATTAACATTATTTTACTTTATAAAGTGCGTTGGCCACTTCATCAGATTTCTCCCTTTTCTTCACAACACTCTTTCTTTTTGTGTAAGTGCACACGATTGTTGTCTTCTATCCACTTAATCGTTATAATTTAAAGAGTGTGTTCATGAACGTCTCACATCAATACTTTTGCTTTTGGGTATATTTTGTAACACTAAGCGAACTCGTGCATTTTTATCAAAGGAGTCCATAAGCATGCGAAAACTTGTAATAGTGGGCGGCGGCTACGGCGGGATGAAAGTCATGCAACAATTGAGCGCTAAAGATTTGCCCGACGACTACGAGATCATCCTTGTAGATAAACTGCCCTATCACTGCTTTAAAACCGAATATTATGCGTTGGCTGCAGGCACCGAATCGGATCATGAAATCCGTGTACCTTTTCCAAAACATGTCCGCCACCACTTCGGGACAGTGCAAAACATTGATCTAGCGGAAAAAAAAATAACTTTAACTACAGAAACCGATAATGAAATCCTGGAGTACGATAAAATCGTGATCGGTCTTGGAGCCACAGACAAGTATCACGGTGTTCCGGGTGCGAAAGAACATACGTTTAGCATCCAAAGCATGGAAAATACCCGGCGTACATATGAAGCTATCAGCAATCTTCCGCCTCATTCCAATGTTTCCGTTGTCGGCGCAGGGTTGTCGGGGGTGGAATTAGCCGCGGAGTTAAGGGAAAGCCGGCATGACCTTAACATCCGTCTTTTTGACCGTGGCGAAACCATTTTACCGATGTTTCCAAGGCGGCTGAGTTCCTATGTAACTTCTTGGTTTCAAAAACATGACGTGGAAATCGTCAGCAACTCCGACATTACACGAGTTTCTGCCGATGCCCTCTACAATCATGATGAGCGAATCAAAGCAGATGCCGTGATCTGGACCGCCGGTGTACAACCCTCTAACGTCACCCGCGAATTAGACGTTGAAAAAGACGATAAACAACAAATTATCCTAACGAAACATCATCATATCCCGGGTTTTCCCGATGCCTTTGTCGTCGGAGATGGCGCGAGCCTTCCCCATGCCCCGAGCGCGCAACTTGCGGAAAAACAGGGCGAGCAAATTGTTGATATCCTGAAATTGCAATGGAAAGGCGAAAAACTTCCGGACACAATGCCTGACTTAAAATTGAAAGGCACGCTTGGTTCCCTCGGAAAGAAAAAAGGGTTCGGCACAATGATGGGAGAAAAAGCTGCCGTCACCGGACGTGTTGCCCGCCTCTTAAAAAGCGGTGTTTTATGGATGTACAAGTACCATTCCGGCGTTTAAAATACAGTGAAACTGCCATCAGAGGGCGGATTTCCCCGCTGCTGGTTAATTGAACCATCCGGGGGCGCTAGTCTCCCGTTTAGACGGAGATTAGATTTCAATAGCCAGAGGTCGGAAAAGGCTTTTTCTGGGTCTTCCAATTTCCGTCTTCCGATGTCTGGCTTCCGGAAAAGCA
It includes:
- a CDS encoding saccharopine dehydrogenase family protein — protein: MKIAILGAGLMGKEAARDLVNSSGVEKVALADIDLNRAEFICKQLNAPALKGYRVDASDPTELSAFIADYDVVINALFYSFNETVAAVAIEAGVHCVDLGGHIGNVTDQVLKKDNDAKRKGVTIIPDLGVAPGMINILSGHGIGKLDRAQSVKLYVGGIPMRPESPLEYNHVFSMEGLLDHYTDPASIIRNGSKDCIPSLSEIEKIYFDRFGPLEAFHTSGGTSTLSRSFPNLNTLEYKTIRYPGHAEKFKLLVDLNLTDKNYSVDVNGQRINPREVLLKTLEPIVDLKDKDDAVLLRVIVEGIREGKSSAYTYEMITMKDREHDVTAMARATANTISVVAQMIGSGDIHKRGVCPPEQIVPGDSYIKAMGERNVIITESVTED
- a CDS encoding thiamine pyrophosphate-dependent enzyme, which gives rise to MKTRYQKTMSGGEAVVECMQIEGVEHVFTVPGESFLAVLDALEHQTSIRLVVNRHEGGAGFMGEGYAKASGKPGVVMATRGVGATNASIAIHTAYQDSTPLVVFLGQVQREFRGREGFQEVDFDRGFHDLAKDTIEITDAQRVPELVQKAFRVAQTGRPGPVLVSLPEDMLKDEALMTFGPAAHKPKPAPSKEETDKFRELLQQSKRPVVIAGGGVQLSGAEEALRLFAEKYSIPVIAGFRRQDLIDNHHPNYVGHMGLGAARSLVKHFQEADLVIALGTRLSEATSQDYTLVGWEQSLIHVDVDPNTIGKVYAPNLGIVADLKMALEAFTEMICNQTWEEWLQTCKRSFDRIVEKPGDDSIYTSVVETLYNRLPEEALLTNDAGNYATWVNGLFRLKRPNSFIGPANGAMGYGLPAAVGAKLFAPERPVVALCGDGGFMMTMQEIETSIREEAPVICIVFNNRMYGTIRMHQEMHYPEKVIGTDLGTVDFAKMAEAMGANGYTVETGEGFRTTLENALLSGKTTVIDVKCDDEPYVAYRKTIDDMRKTFRS
- a CDS encoding DUF3870 domain-containing protein: MANEHTCFIAGHANLPQGMAAKSVFDTLTITAEVDRKHGVILEASCTLATDHGRQYIHDLLKGISLKTGLAEAEALIRRQYKGKATSALLAAVHDLHRQYESMQEGE
- a CDS encoding leucyl aminopeptidase, which encodes MLAVEKKWSKKSSDQILVVGVREEDDGLPEELEKGNKSMFAALNRQWTDGAIATKKTKVTNMAVLDEGETLQQLIFVGLGTRDSLTLAGLKEAFGAAVKAVHEQKATKIGVLLDTFCDESVSFGEEVATQALSDAVLTASYRFDTYKTKKEEQRRYAYTIYVQNGESEAVRAGIHRGRAFGQGVNLARTLVNLPANDLPPVALAEEAEALAHRHEKISAEILDINELRSLGMHALLAVNRGSDHPAQMIILRYQGEETWENPLALVGKGITFDSGGYSIKPGHGMKTMKSDMGGAAAVLGAFEAIGQMQPQKNVIAIIPATENLINGSAMKPGDVLQTFDGQTIEVNNTDAEGRLILADGVAYARHLGADTIADISTLTGACVVALGDVVTGALSNNDALYETFEKSAEEAGESVWRFPTHPRYEEMVRSSDVADLNNSPGREAGTITAGLFIGAFIHETPWIHLDVAGTAYVERETPMGPKGGTGVMVRTLATFARQSNF
- a CDS encoding CaiB/BaiF CoA transferase family protein produces the protein MENALTGVKVLDLSRVLAGPLGTMLLADMGADVLRVEQPGGSDDIRHWYPFVGDESTYYMAANRNKRSMTLHLKTEKGREIFEELVRTADIVVENFKTGTLDRLGLGYERLKMIKPDIILCSITGYGQTGPMHKHPGYDPVIQAVSGLMDVTGQQDGEPTRVGIPVADIMTSHYVAISLLGALRVRDREQKAQHVDLSLLDVQVSSLANVASSYLLKNHITDRMGNAHGNITPYETFQCVDDPIMIAAGNDRMFAEVAKVMGHPEWADDERFTTNRDRIEHRDELRSFLEDAFSQRPAAEWEEQLTNHGVPCGAVNNIEQVFDHPQVRHREMVQTGEHETLGETTFVRNPIRANGETLSIDQAPPVLGANTEEVLAGELGLDEESLQVLRKEGII
- a CDS encoding acyl-CoA dehydrogenase family protein codes for the protein MDFSLTEEQQMVQKTVRQFVDDEIMPNIAEWDANGHFEHSILDKMAELGLMGICIPEKYGGSGMDYNTLAIVCEELERGDTTFRTAASVHTGLNSMTILQWGSEEQKQKYLKPLASGEKVGAFGLTEPNAGSDVAAMNSTAKKEGDYYILNGSKTWISLCDVADYFLVFAYTGEKEGKHNSISAFIVEREWEGFSSKAIKGKLGIRAGNTGEIFFDDVKVPKENLLGEEGEGFKIAMSALDNGRFTVAAGACGLIMASLEASVAYCHERKTFGKEIGKHQLVQQMIAKMEAGLQMSRLLVFKAGELKNKGVRNTRETSLAKWQACNFANEAANDAVQVHGAYGYSNEYPVERYLRNSKAPVIYEGTREIHTVMQARYALGETEDKPLRKMLPAWPFEE
- the dapF gene encoding diaminopimelate epimerase translates to MHGLGNSYIYVDGFREKIPDEECLPDLASEVANPYTGIGSDGLILILPSNVADVRMRVFNSDGSEAKNCGNGLRCVSKYAYEQQHVEQANFSIETFGAIVESQVHLDEEGKVSEVTVDMGVPRLKRKEVPMRGKGGALEAHVIDATEPINGNDYTFTAVSMGNPHAVFFVDNFADAPVESVGPLVEKADLFPEGTNVEFISMKNTSEIDFAVWERGSGVTQACGTGACAAVVAAVLNGEAKKDEAITVHLPGGDLTIHWSSKDDHVWMKGPAVTVCTGTYFPA
- a CDS encoding YuzB family protein; this translates as MFPIVEFCVSNLASGTHPVLEALEKDPGLEVVEYGCLGFCTTCAENDYALVDGEVITGADSDDLLANIYSFLEEEGMI
- a CDS encoding NAD(P)/FAD-dependent oxidoreductase, with protein sequence MRKLVIVGGGYGGMKVMQQLSAKDLPDDYEIILVDKLPYHCFKTEYYALAAGTESDHEIRVPFPKHVRHHFGTVQNIDLAEKKITLTTETDNEILEYDKIVIGLGATDKYHGVPGAKEHTFSIQSMENTRRTYEAISNLPPHSNVSVVGAGLSGVELAAELRESRHDLNIRLFDRGETILPMFPRRLSSYVTSWFQKHDVEIVSNSDITRVSADALYNHDERIKADAVIWTAGVQPSNVTRELDVEKDDKQQIILTKHHHIPGFPDAFVVGDGASLPHAPSAQLAEKQGEQIVDILKLQWKGEKLPDTMPDLKLKGTLGSLGKKKGFGTMMGEKAAVTGRVARLLKSGVLWMYKYHSGV